The following nucleotide sequence is from Nautilia sp. PV-1.
ATGAAGTATCAAGCAAATATGAAGACAGATGGAGAAGACAGCAAAAAGACATATATGATATTTACATGATTAATCATGAAATATCGGAAGAAATTAATGACGATTTTGATTTTTCTTTTGACTGCAGGCTTGAAAATCTTGATTTCAAACCTAAAATTTACGATAAATTTGTAATACATATAGAAAAAGTATTTAAAATCGATGATAATAACGAACTTATCAGAGCTACGATAGGAAATTTCAACAGGCCCGAACATATTTATATTTTAAATAAAGACAAACCGGAATATTTTAAGCTTCCGGCTCATATAAAAGAAAATTATCTAGCTCACAAAGAACTTAAAAGGCTGTTTAATGGGTGTACTGGTAGAAGCTAAAAATTTATATGTTGGTTATAAAGGCGAGCCGATAATAAAAAACGCAAATTTTAAAATATATACCAAGGATTTCGTTTTTTTAACGGGTGTCAGCGGAAGCGGAAAAACTACTATAATCAAATCCCTATACGGAGAAGTTCCTGTTTTTAACGGTTCTTTAAACGTTGGCGGAATAGAGCTTAACAATATTAAAAAATCGAAACTTTCATATCTTAGAAAATATCTGGGAGTGGTGTTTCAGGATTATAAGCTTATACCGGAATGGACGATTCTAAAAAACGTTATGCTTCCTATGCTGATAGCCGGAATAGATAAAAAAACGGCCGAAGAAGAGGCTATTAAACTTTTAAATAAAGTAAAGCTTTCGCATAAACTGGATAAATATCCGGCTGAACTGAGCGGAGGCGAGCAGCAAAGGGCTGCGATTGCAAGAGCTATAATACACGATCCTGTTATGATTTTGGCGGATGAGCCTATTTCCGGGCTTGATGAATATTCGGCGAATCTTGTAATGGAGCTGTTTATAATGGCAAACAGGGAAAAAGACATAACTATTATGATAGCTTCGCATTCGCTTCCTCAGACATTTGATATTAACTACAGACAAATACACCTTGAAAAAGGAACTCTTTATGAACTCTCTTAAAAGCCATTTTGCCCTTATCCTGGCACTTGTGTCTATACTTTTAAGTATATTTTTATTTAGACTGTTTAATGATATACTTCATCAGTACCAGCAGAATATTTTAAACAATTATTCAATTGTTGTAGTAAGCGACAAAGAAATAACCCATCTGGATATAAAAGATATAGGAAAAATTGAAAAAATAGATATATCCAGGCAGCTCAATTATATGAAAAGGAAGTTTAAAAACATTAATCTTGATGAAATTAAAATGCCTTATTTTTACAGACTTAAATTAAAAACACTTCCTTCTCCTAAAAAACTCAGCGATATAGAAGATACGCTTAAAAGCTATCCTTATATTAAAAGAGTTTTGACATACCGTTCTTCACAGACGAAAATTTACAATTTGTTAATGCTTTTGAAAATAACAAGTAACGTGTTTATGGTTATTATAGCAGTGCTCGGATTTTTACTGATTATCAAGCAGCTTGAAGTATGGCGTCTTGAACATAATGAAAGAATGTATATTATGGAGCTTTTCGGTGCGCCTTTCTGGTTCAGAGGGGCAGCGCTTTTCAAAATTGCTTTTATTGATTCTATAATTGCTTTAATTTTTACTGTCGCTATAATTTTTTATATGGAAAATTCAATTTATTTTCAAGCGGTTATGAGAGATTTAAATATTACATCCGGGCTTGATTTACAAAAAGAAATTTTAATACTTTTAATTGTCAGTCTTTCTATTTCGTTTATTTCATCGATAGTAGTAGTAATCGGAAGGAAAAAATGAAAAGAATAGTTTTATTGATTGTTTTTTCGGTTTTTGTCTTTGCTTCTGTTACTTCCACTAAAAAAGAGCTTAGATACACTTCTTATAAAATTGCCAAAATGAATAAAAAGCTGGATAACCTGGCCAGACAGATTTTGTCAAAAGAGCGTCAGA
It contains:
- a CDS encoding cell division ATP-binding protein FtsE, which gives rise to MGVLVEAKNLYVGYKGEPIIKNANFKIYTKDFVFLTGVSGSGKTTIIKSLYGEVPVFNGSLNVGGIELNNIKKSKLSYLRKYLGVVFQDYKLIPEWTILKNVMLPMLIAGIDKKTAEEEAIKLLNKVKLSHKLDKYPAELSGGEQQRAAIARAIIHDPVMILADEPISGLDEYSANLVMELFIMANREKDITIMIASHSLPQTFDINYRQIHLEKGTLYELS
- a CDS encoding FtsX-like permease family protein, encoding MNSLKSHFALILALVSILLSIFLFRLFNDILHQYQQNILNNYSIVVVSDKEITHLDIKDIGKIEKIDISRQLNYMKRKFKNINLDEIKMPYFYRLKLKTLPSPKKLSDIEDTLKSYPYIKRVLTYRSSQTKIYNLLMLLKITSNVFMVIIAVLGFLLIIKQLEVWRLEHNERMYIMELFGAPFWFRGAALFKIAFIDSIIALIFTVAIIFYMENSIYFQAVMRDLNITSGLDLQKEILILLIVSLSISFISSIVVVIGRKK